TCGGGATCAATAAAAGTTGAGGCGGGGCAAGGTTTGGTCTGACCGTCGCGTCGTTCCGACTCGGTTCTCCCGAGTCGTCTTCGTTGTTCTTATCATCGATGATATATTATCTTCGAAACGCATGAACGACGCGTAAAACCGTTTTCGTTTGTTTGTCCGATcaacaattaaaatacatacattGGTCGATTCGACAAAGTAGAGTACTAGTCGTTGCCTTGGAATTTTACTCTTTACTCTTTTACTCTTATGTCACTTCATCGCTCTACTATCATAATCTCGAATTGTTCGTTTCaagagtataaaaaatatgatgcACCTTATATAGAAAAAGGGGGAGCATCTAACAATAAGTATGTTACTGAAGCTCGATAGCATCGTGACTCATAGTCACCCCTTGTGACATTACGTACAAAATATCGCGACCATCATTAACAGCAAAGGACATCATTTGTGATTCACTTGTACGATACCGCTGTCtccttaataataaaaaaatttacgaattCGCTAAATGTCTATTTGCATTGTACCCTATATAGTATACTATGTTTTGTATTTGAAGCATCTGTCGACGTATTTGAAGCGACTGTCCACGAGAACGAAATTCGATTAGGGTAATTGTGACTCACCCttatcatatataaaatatagaatttcgatAAGTGATATCTAAATGAGACGAACCGGTTACGAGCAAGTATATCTACTCGAACAAACGCCTCAGactaaaagaaataaacaggAATAAGTAACAAGCAGAAAGaatgttgaaatttctttttcatcgacACAGGAAAGTGCACGTGGACTTTTCGTTTTTGTTTCGTCTAAATTAGATGTGATGTCAGCGAGCGTTCCTGCTCGTGGATTCGTTTAATCGTACGACTAACGAAGGACAATCAGATTGGAGTACCACTGTATCGCATCGGCCTTATTCTCTCGAATCGACCTCGTGACACATAATCAGTTTTTATTCATACATAGTATCGTACTTACATACTTGCACGACCCTTCTTTGCTAGCGAAAGTTTTTCGTTGACGAGATAGACCAAATCTGACCGATGACCGgtgtattctacattttcgttCCTTGTGATATGTAGTAGCGCACATTCAAAAACAACGACGAAAGACAATCTACTCCCGATAGAGAGAATGCGTTTTCTGATTAacgagagagaagaaacgagaaactcGTTAGACGAAAAGTtgctacgttagaacgtatacgAACAACCAGAGGTAGACGCATTCTTCGATCCTGTCGGTTAGAATTTACcttgataataaatatgatcCCCCGTTATTGGCAGGTCCGTTATGTTCGCGTACTGTGACGCGCGTCTATCAATGCGAGACAGTGTTTGCGTGTACTCTCAAGCCAGTACGTGCGAGCGAATATACGATACACATACACCGAGATGCGCGGGCGTGTACACTATCATGGTTAAATTTTTTCCTTCGAAACGAAGAGCGAGTGATCCATACATGGTAACGGTGAGAAGACTGGCTTACGCGTTGCAACGCGTAACCCACCCTACCTGCTCTCCTGTCGCCACTCGTTCGCCTTCCGTTCTTCTCTCCTGCTTGTAAAGTTACATACTTCCATAACATTCTATATGCACGTATACACACATTTACTTTCGTCTACTTTTTATGcataactttatttatatatcgaaCATATGGTTGGTTAATAAACTTTTGCATGTACGATACAACTGATTAACACTCAAAAGCGACCATAGATATCTATTATATCAAGTAATTGGCGATAAGTGTCATTTGACGAAAACGATATCGTCTGGAGCGAATACTTTTCGGGAAAGCCTTTTGCCAACCATAACTAAAGCTACTTTATCGTAGCAATAGCCTGAAGGGCGTACATACACTTTTTAGACATTTTTTTAGTAGGTCCgcaatacatacatatgtatttggGTGGGTGTGTACTACGCCGGTGAGTCACGTATCGACTTTTCTCCCAGCCAACTTCGGGTAATCAGGGTGGGTTTAGGACATACCCATCATTTAGCTAAGGGTGGAGGAAATACGTGTGCGTCCATCGATGAGGTCATCGAATATTGTACTgacgaaaaaagaatattaaaaatgttgctagtttaataaaatatcttgataaaatatcttcatatagtagaattttatttaaaaggcAGGTATATATTTTAAGGATTAGAACACAAATTTGTGTTGAGTTTTATTTCAGTTATTTGATAATAACTGACAGTAACATCATTTATATGCAaattacatacgtatatacgtgAAAAACTCGTAATTACATACATGGAAATGTATGCTTGGGGCTGAGAAACGGACGAACGTTCAAAAATTGTTATCACGATAAGTGAATCATAATCATGTCTGTAGTAATCGAAATGATTGCGGTTttaaggaaaaggaaaatctCGAGAGTATCAAAAAAAAGAGGTCGCATTCGTAGGCCGACAGCGTTGGCCTGCAATTTTGgcgaattgaaattttgtcaaCGATCATATCCGCAGAGGCTGGAGCGCAGAATCGTATGAGAAGTTGGCAACGTTGTCGACGCTGGCTGGTGAACAGGCGGCGGGGCTTGGATATCAACCAATCAGAAACGTTGATCGAGCCTCCCCACGTCACTCCCCGCAATCCAGCCGAAGCTTGAAAATCTGTAACGGACGCCGCTGCCTGGGCATATTCGTTTCTGGGCTCTCGTGACGAGTTAGCGTGTATCTCGTCGTTAGTTCGATTATCGCAGTAAGCTTCGAAAAAGACCAAAAAGCTACCGAGCAACATGAGGGAAATCGTCCACATTCAAGCTGGCCAGTGCGGTAACCAAATTGGCGCAAAGGTGAGTGTTTcgagttgaaaaatattcgaaataattgaATCCGCGGCCGCGTGGAAAAGGAGAACGCTTCTTTGTTCgtagcgtcgcgtcgcgttgTAGTTGGTGTTAGTAGAATCGTGTCTTTcgtatatgttttatatattttctgtatatcgtataattgtAGCTATTACTATAATCGGGACgtagagaaatgaaaaattcgaatgtagtgaaaaaaaaaaaatgagactCGCTTGACTCGCGTATAGATATCTTTCGAACGTTTTTcttgcgtgtgtgtgtgtgtatgtgttgCTTGAAGAATCTAAAACaggaaatgaattaaaattcataaaaccTTAACGAGACCTATTTCGACGAAAGACCGTGTTACACTCGAGCTACGTGTACGTGTACCACTGGCATGCGAAAAAACGGCAACCTCGCTCGGTCGAAGACCTGTCATGGCGACAGAACTTCGCCGGCCGGCTGGTATACTTAACGGTTTTTTTTCCCGTCAGCCCGTCTCTTTTCTAACGAAGCGCTGTCGTCAAgtgtttcaaatatatattccTTAACTattctgtctctctctctctctctctcatttatCGTAAATGTCAATGCACTTTTCAAGAGAAAATGCTGAAAACCggtattcattaaaaaatttgtacataAATGTTTTACTTAGCCCTTTGAGCATGGGCGTGGTCTATCTCCGGCGCCGGGATACACCGGTTGATGCGGCAACGGAATCGAACCTGCGGTTGCGCGCGCAGTCgttctcctctcctctccttctCGCTCTATCTCTTTCTGCCATCACATTCTCTCTAATGCGCACGCACACATACATGCATACATTCATACATTCACAGCAGGCACATACACAACCTATCAGTATGTAAATTCTTCGTTCACATCTTTCCGTTTTTTATGAGTTCCatacaaaattcattttcacGCTTTCGAACGTCATAGTTATCTCGTTTATActataaaatgttttgtattattttttataaaatcacaTCCTATCTGTACTGCAAATAACTTGTTACAGGATGCAAATAGCaatgataaaattgtttattaattaacaattaattaaaaatccgaGTTAAAAAAACGTAACGTAAAACGAATTTATATACTGAGatcacgttatgtaacatGGATACACATATATACGGTATAACTATTATAACAATTTACTTGTGAAAAAAGCGGACATGTAGCAAGTAATGCAGTTGCAGTTTACGCTCTCATAGTTTTCAAGGTTGTTTCATTGGGTCAACGTCCGTTTCCTAAATTACCCACTTCgattcgtaatattatatccGTAATATCGATCTTTTAACGAAAATGTTTTCTTGTAAATGTTTTATGCGAATTATGATCTCTGTAGCATGATTTACCAACCACTCAACAATTGTGCAACGGTTACAATTACCCATTTAGGGATCTTGGTAATCCAAGGACATCGTGTATTACGTAGTACGGTAAAACGTTTCCAAATACAGAAAGAAGCTATCCTTTCGCCATTTTCTTTTGCGTTACCTCGCTcggttttaaattattttatgttggcAACAACAGACTGGTGTCTGGTAGCAACCCAGGTATATCGATCCTCTCTCAGAGTATATATTCTTTGGCCGCCATTTTGTGCAACATCATTCgtacattaaaaaatcaacGTTCGAGCAATGATAATAATCATCCCTATGCCGCATATGCGAACAATTTTTACTTTGTTCAAATCTTCCAAAAATATGGgaaaagataattattaaataaattaaaacaattagaTATATTAGAttctatattctatatgaATCAACGATGGTATCACTTTACCGATTGCccaactatttttttttatcataatttatGACGCTAGATCATTTTTGTTCTCTTTTAATCTTTATGAACATACTAAATATATAAGAACTGTCGTAATTCAGTTGATTATGGCTCGACGTGTTACACATATGTACAACATCATGATAAATATCTCGACTTccgaaatacatatatatgtatatgtacaaagTGGAATGAATAGATCTCGGAAGGGAGCAAAGGAGAAGCCAGAGTGCATACATAATTCGAGTGTAGCGCCTTATGATAATTAGACAAGATTGGTATTGCAGTCATCATTTCTATATATAGCGATGACATTGGTGACTCATCTTACTACGACATTGTACATATATCGCATGTATAATATGTCGCCGGTAGTGGGAGATAGTAAGATTATGCACGGACGGTGTTCACTTCCTATTAATGATGATCATATATGATTACGTTGGTTAAATAAATCTATGTAGGACATTATAGTTTCCATAGATGTATTATAGTTAACATTATCGCGATACCAATCGTCGGGTGCTTGTATTAACATTAgtgttatttcaaaatatttaaccaGAAATTATTGCGTGATCGTAAGTTGGAATAAATAGAAAGGAGCAAGAGGGGATGTAAGATATAAGCAGTTTAAGGTGACGCCAATTTAACGTAGAAATATTACCGACCTATGATGACGTTCTGCGACATATCGTATcaacaatataattttgtaatgatTTCGTATATCATGAACTTGTGCGTTACAtgctatacatatattcgtaCATCTTCTCTGTTATTCTATGCGCTATGTCGATTATTTGATAATACCTTCTATTACGTATCCGGTGATATAACTTCcatattcgatatttcacaATAGAATATTTGTCTACATCATTGGTTGGTATTTCGAGAATGCATCGATTTCCAGAAATATACTGCTGCTGCAAGGTCTTTGAACTACGGTTAGGAGAGGTTGCGTGCACAGCAGTCGTGTGTTAACT
The DNA window shown above is from Bombus fervidus isolate BK054 chromosome 8, iyBomFerv1, whole genome shotgun sequence and carries:
- the LOC139989672 gene encoding uncharacterized protein, producing the protein MFAYCDARLSMRDSVCVYSQASTCERIYDTHTPRCAGVYTIMVKFFPSKRRASDPYMVTVRNTYICIWVGVYYAGESRIDFSPSQLRVIRVGLGHTHHLAKGGGNTCASIDEVIEYCTDEKRILKMLLV